The following proteins are co-located in the Pontiella desulfatans genome:
- a CDS encoding family 16 glycosylhydrolase, producing the protein MKKPVWLQVAVLSLFGLQAQAAVVVSDNFSSYADGVTLSGSWDPKVDAGSGQQDLLTGHNGEYAVLSGQAKSNYHAPQQTGFAVGTGQHAVVSSDFRYVYAGGGDTTNHLNKNVFGLLVSTSPDWNVGTDNGFYVAQRGGALGSRLPDAPWIEGWVPHGSLGINTAHADTSNWFSIEWTIRDAGGSLHGQATLTDGASVHYVSSEVDLGLATGTELFAGYSTGWNGTGLDIETFGRISEVHMDNFEVTLSGSAYPFTDPGNAGGWIPYEPMTDEFDGPALDPRKWEPVGWIGRDPVYHEFDNVALSGGSAILTTDLRDVPYTNGNGEVYLYDAGYFQSTTSRRYGYFEIRCRALDFPIMTTWWLTGGSSSFTREIDMLECPSGRAGYEDYYSCNFHIWKTPTPEGVDDNGGSSIADPEHYTLPFDMVDDFHVYGFEWDKDECKVYIDGALYRTRDTGSFTVGQRLMVGNEFNDWLSKVEEINTNLHKLGNSYDIDYVRAWIKPETDTTWYVDAANGDDANSGLSWGAAKQSIPAAIDEAYDGDSIWVAGGRYPEYLTFYGMHNLKVYGGFVPGDTLLEERNPAANPALIESPQDGYSTVSIKGTIGFRLDGFTVVGTTASYEHGIDILGVCSNVVVANCRMVGHNPANGGGSGAYVDGVDGQGLAHVRFENCEFSGNRSFGDHAGGAAFGARDGAVVEIVDSQIIHNETSGDGGFLTMQWDADNTTVRMTNCLVAFNTNKANRGVIRHNCGTVQVVDCTFAENSDDAVESDQWGSPSTTIANSILMESGGEGFWVNHANFSLQDNLFFSNPGGHVNYGGDKNTEAAINALAQAAGNRVADPNDVLAQGSDSDSDLLPDWWELANGMLLTGNDSGVDHDGDGHTAGQEFVAGTDPHAPGSYFAVGGLAATGSSLKMYFESSSNRVYSVESTEDLLAGWTELTNGIPGTGSRVEFVDANGTSNRFYRVKVDLE; encoded by the coding sequence ATGAAGAAACCAGTTTGGTTGCAGGTTGCGGTGTTGAGTCTCTTTGGTTTGCAGGCGCAGGCGGCGGTGGTTGTTTCGGACAACTTTTCCTCGTATGCCGATGGCGTAACGCTATCGGGTTCCTGGGATCCCAAGGTCGATGCCGGTTCGGGGCAACAGGATCTACTGACCGGCCATAACGGCGAGTATGCCGTGCTCAGCGGCCAGGCGAAATCCAACTACCATGCCCCGCAGCAAACGGGCTTCGCGGTGGGCACGGGGCAACATGCGGTTGTCAGCTCCGACTTCAGGTATGTCTATGCCGGCGGCGGCGACACGACGAACCACCTGAACAAGAATGTGTTCGGCCTGCTGGTTTCAACCTCGCCGGATTGGAATGTTGGAACGGATAACGGATTCTATGTGGCCCAGCGCGGCGGCGCCCTCGGTAGCCGGCTTCCGGATGCCCCTTGGATCGAGGGCTGGGTTCCGCACGGCTCGCTGGGGATCAACACGGCCCATGCGGATACCAGCAACTGGTTCTCGATCGAGTGGACGATCCGCGATGCCGGCGGATCGCTCCATGGGCAGGCCACCCTGACGGACGGTGCATCCGTCCATTATGTTTCCAGCGAAGTCGATCTTGGCCTGGCCACCGGAACGGAGCTTTTTGCGGGGTATTCCACGGGCTGGAACGGCACCGGGCTCGATATTGAAACCTTCGGAAGGATCTCCGAGGTGCACATGGATAATTTCGAGGTGACGCTGTCGGGAAGCGCCTATCCGTTCACGGATCCCGGTAACGCCGGCGGATGGATTCCCTATGAACCGATGACCGACGAGTTCGATGGCCCGGCGCTCGACCCGCGGAAGTGGGAGCCGGTTGGTTGGATCGGCCGCGATCCCGTGTATCATGAATTCGACAATGTTGCGCTTTCCGGCGGCAGCGCCATCCTGACCACGGACTTGCGCGATGTGCCCTATACAAACGGCAACGGGGAGGTCTATCTATACGATGCCGGATATTTCCAGAGCACGACCTCCCGCCGCTACGGCTATTTCGAGATCCGTTGCCGCGCCCTCGATTTCCCGATCATGACCACCTGGTGGCTCACCGGCGGCAGCAGCTCGTTCACCCGCGAGATCGACATGCTCGAATGCCCGTCCGGGCGCGCGGGCTATGAGGACTATTACAGCTGCAATTTCCACATCTGGAAAACGCCGACGCCGGAAGGCGTTGACGATAACGGAGGCTCTTCCATTGCCGATCCCGAGCATTACACCTTGCCGTTCGATATGGTGGACGACTTCCACGTCTACGGCTTCGAGTGGGACAAGGATGAATGCAAGGTCTACATCGACGGCGCGCTCTACCGGACCCGCGACACCGGAAGCTTTACCGTGGGGCAACGGCTCATGGTTGGGAATGAATTCAACGACTGGTTGAGCAAGGTGGAGGAGATCAACACCAATCTCCATAAGCTTGGCAACTCGTACGACATCGACTATGTCCGCGCATGGATCAAACCCGAAACCGACACCACGTGGTATGTGGATGCGGCGAATGGCGACGATGCCAATAGCGGCCTAAGCTGGGGCGCGGCCAAGCAGTCGATTCCTGCCGCCATCGACGAAGCCTACGACGGCGATTCAATCTGGGTTGCCGGGGGACGCTATCCCGAATACCTGACATTCTACGGCATGCACAACTTGAAGGTTTACGGCGGCTTTGTTCCCGGCGACACCTTGCTCGAAGAGCGCAACCCGGCAGCAAACCCCGCCCTCATTGAATCGCCGCAGGATGGCTATTCAACGGTCAGCATCAAAGGCACCATCGGATTCCGGCTGGACGGATTCACGGTTGTGGGCACAACGGCGAGCTACGAACATGGCATCGATATCCTGGGCGTCTGTTCCAACGTTGTGGTCGCCAACTGTCGCATGGTGGGGCACAACCCGGCCAACGGCGGCGGCAGCGGTGCCTACGTGGATGGGGTCGATGGCCAGGGCCTTGCCCATGTGCGGTTTGAAAACTGCGAGTTTTCCGGCAACCGGTCTTTCGGCGATCATGCCGGAGGTGCGGCGTTCGGTGCGCGCGACGGAGCGGTGGTGGAGATCGTTGATTCGCAGATCATCCACAACGAAACCTCCGGCGATGGTGGTTTCCTTACCATGCAATGGGATGCTGATAACACAACCGTCCGCATGACCAACTGCCTCGTTGCTTTCAATACCAACAAGGCGAACCGGGGCGTGATCCGCCACAATTGTGGAACGGTTCAGGTGGTGGATTGCACCTTTGCCGAAAACAGCGATGACGCTGTTGAGTCCGATCAATGGGGTTCGCCTTCCACCACCATTGCAAACAGCATTCTGATGGAAAGCGGCGGCGAAGGATTCTGGGTCAACCACGCAAACTTTTCCCTGCAGGACAATCTGTTCTTCAGCAATCCCGGTGGGCACGTAAACTATGGTGGAGACAAAAACACCGAAGCCGCCATCAATGCCTTGGCGCAGGCCGCCGGCAACCGCGTGGCCGATCCGAACGATGTTTTGGCGCAAGGATCCGACAGCGATTCCGACCTGCTTCCGGATTGGTGGGAGCTCGCCAACGGCATGCTCCTGACCGGCAACGACTCCGGGGTGGATCATGACGGCGATGGACACACCGCCGGCCAGGAGTTCGTTGCCGGAACCGATCCCCATGCCCCGGGAAGCTACTTCGCGGTCGGCGGTCTTGCCGCCACGGGCTCTAGCCTAAAGATGTATTTCGAATCGTCCAGCAATCGGGTCTACTCCGTGGAGTCGACAGAGGATCTGTTGGCGGGTTGGACCGAGCTGACCAACGGGATTCCGGGTACGGGAAGCCGGGTTGAATTTGTGGATGCGAACGGAACCTCCAATCGGTTCTATCGCGTGAAAGTGGATTTGGAATGA
- a CDS encoding sulfatase-like hydrolase/transferase, which yields MNNGHLMRAVAVAGIIASLAGAGKQPNILWIVTDDQRPDSLACYNEAVRGTKLSPLGFVMSPNVDRLARQGTLFSQAYCNAPACAPSRASMHTGQYPFRNGVYGFEQNHQAAAPCHKTIPQVMRSAGYATAQFGKHGYYIFDWGPGLTWNTVDQYDVAVDKKNDLQKSGRTDFFPETKWSKEGTMRIERFYYPDGTTKEYCTSRGKNQPPLPEDEANRKAIDDERDILRAYTREQSGMIIGGESPQPTDKTLDGEIATAMVDYLESAPVDRPQFLHLGFHFPHSPVLPSKEFRDLFKAKEREIPYTIPEFDPEEVGRMPPQLQKLHKKMNFSNLKEEEKLQAIRDYYAFCAHGDAQIGRSVEAFLEYGKKSGRDWIIVYVCGDHGWHLGEQGIEAKFGPWRQSTLNAVVAASSIEGLFPKGAHTANLVEFVDLAPTFYEAAGVDLGSRDFEYLDGESLRKSVKQNQREYILGEMNHVVGPRAYLRSKEFSFSMKTRNKDGKPGDKWGEKPGENIRWALECPRADAQLCLYDLRIDPNERWNVAEDPKYVALADWFRQKLGNIVLGDRRAEINWSQPDDYAVSDFALGADDKKLELPKGIVPEV from the coding sequence ATGAACAATGGACATTTGATGCGGGCCGTGGCCGTGGCCGGTATAATCGCCAGCCTGGCGGGCGCCGGGAAGCAACCCAATATTCTGTGGATCGTCACGGACGACCAGCGGCCCGATTCGCTGGCGTGCTACAACGAAGCCGTCCGTGGAACCAAGCTGAGCCCGCTGGGTTTTGTGATGTCGCCGAACGTGGACCGGTTGGCCCGGCAAGGCACGCTCTTCTCTCAGGCCTATTGCAACGCGCCGGCCTGCGCTCCGTCGCGCGCCTCGATGCACACCGGGCAATATCCCTTCCGCAACGGCGTCTATGGCTTCGAACAAAACCACCAGGCCGCCGCCCCGTGCCACAAGACCATCCCGCAGGTGATGCGTTCCGCCGGCTATGCCACCGCCCAGTTCGGGAAGCATGGCTACTACATCTTCGACTGGGGGCCCGGCCTGACCTGGAACACGGTCGACCAATATGATGTGGCGGTCGATAAGAAAAACGACCTGCAGAAAAGCGGCCGCACCGATTTCTTCCCCGAAACCAAGTGGAGCAAGGAGGGGACGATGCGCATCGAACGCTTCTATTATCCGGACGGGACCACCAAGGAATACTGCACGTCGCGCGGAAAAAACCAGCCCCCCCTTCCCGAGGATGAAGCAAACCGAAAGGCGATTGATGACGAGCGCGATATTCTCCGCGCCTACACGCGCGAACAGAGCGGCATGATTATCGGGGGCGAAAGTCCCCAGCCAACCGACAAGACGCTCGATGGCGAAATTGCCACGGCCATGGTGGACTATCTTGAAAGCGCGCCGGTCGACCGCCCGCAATTCCTGCATCTGGGTTTCCACTTCCCGCATTCGCCGGTGCTGCCATCGAAGGAGTTCCGCGATCTCTTCAAGGCCAAGGAACGCGAGATTCCCTACACCATTCCGGAGTTCGATCCGGAGGAGGTCGGGCGGATGCCGCCGCAGCTGCAGAAGCTGCACAAGAAGATGAACTTTTCCAACTTGAAGGAAGAGGAGAAGCTGCAGGCCATTCGCGACTACTATGCCTTCTGCGCCCACGGCGATGCGCAGATCGGCCGTTCCGTCGAAGCCTTCCTCGAGTATGGCAAAAAGTCCGGGCGCGACTGGATCATCGTCTATGTCTGCGGCGACCATGGCTGGCATTTGGGCGAGCAGGGGATCGAGGCCAAGTTTGGGCCGTGGAGGCAATCGACGCTGAATGCGGTGGTGGCCGCATCGTCGATCGAAGGCTTGTTCCCGAAAGGGGCGCACACTGCCAACCTGGTCGAGTTTGTCGATCTGGCGCCAACCTTCTACGAAGCGGCGGGGGTGGATCTCGGATCGCGGGATTTCGAATATCTCGACGGCGAAAGCCTCCGCAAATCGGTGAAGCAAAACCAACGCGAATATATTCTCGGCGAGATGAACCACGTCGTCGGCCCGCGCGCCTACCTGCGCTCGAAGGAGTTTTCCTTCTCCATGAAGACGCGGAACAAGGATGGCAAGCCCGGCGACAAGTGGGGCGAAAAACCCGGTGAAAACATCCGGTGGGCGCTGGAGTGCCCGCGTGCCGATGCGCAGCTCTGCCTCTACGATCTGCGCATTGATCCGAACGAACGCTGGAACGTCGCCGAAGACCCGAAGTATGTGGCGCTCGCCGATTGGTTCCGCCAAAAGCTCGGCAACATTGTGCTCGGCGACCGTCGCGCGGAAATCAACTGGAGCCAACCGGACGACTATGCCGTTTCCGACTTCGCCCTCGGCGCCGACGACAAGAAGCTCGAACTCCCGAAGGGCATCGTGCCCGAGGTGTGA
- a CDS encoding vWA domain-containing protein has product MSVKKRFFANHAKSSAAIISLAIHAILILIAFTFVAVTVITKEDPVFETKQVKRPKMPMRKLQVPVNVKKKQIQKPKLRKRIVVQPKVNQNMPDIRMPEISGVKGGMGGGIAGGIGGGGGVGFTMPEIEVFGIKGKGEKVFIILDSSTEMMWDEMGGIPAYTIIKEELVKIIGGLPPTALFNVIVYDQNRTFMLFPQMVAASSHNVGKVDSWLKPLNSVKPGMGVDEFGVSTLGEGGAQNSEDLLVGKFERQESWYRPSMLAMKQQADAVFVLTYWWGHQRIETGNNKIEQWKKTTPGKKWIECHEEAKRLLDEDNKQRLARGEAPRAINRNNAWDMNRAYFPDIERPPQPDFYYHKPQEYAQAMLEIRERNKPNDIQSKSGLSRKSTSAKVDFSFNVVRFAKKDAEWNEYWDGRTEDNFKKLTGLLKGNYKSIAGLEAIQSSVSGGGN; this is encoded by the coding sequence ATGAGTGTCAAGAAACGGTTTTTTGCGAACCATGCAAAATCAAGCGCAGCGATCATTAGTCTGGCGATCCATGCCATATTGATCCTGATTGCGTTCACGTTCGTGGCGGTCACGGTGATCACGAAGGAGGATCCGGTCTTCGAAACCAAGCAGGTCAAGCGCCCCAAAATGCCGATGCGGAAGCTGCAGGTTCCGGTCAACGTAAAGAAAAAGCAGATCCAGAAACCCAAGTTGCGCAAGCGCATCGTGGTGCAGCCCAAGGTCAACCAAAACATGCCCGACATCAGGATGCCGGAAATCTCGGGCGTCAAGGGCGGCATGGGCGGCGGGATTGCCGGGGGCATCGGAGGCGGTGGCGGGGTGGGCTTCACCATGCCCGAGATCGAGGTGTTCGGCATCAAGGGCAAGGGCGAGAAGGTGTTCATCATCCTCGATTCCTCCACCGAAATGATGTGGGACGAAATGGGGGGCATCCCCGCCTACACAATCATTAAGGAGGAGCTGGTGAAAATCATCGGCGGACTCCCCCCGACCGCGCTGTTCAATGTGATTGTCTACGACCAAAACCGCACCTTCATGCTGTTCCCGCAGATGGTGGCGGCCAGCTCCCATAATGTCGGCAAGGTCGATTCCTGGCTCAAGCCGTTGAACTCGGTGAAGCCCGGAATGGGGGTGGACGAGTTCGGTGTTTCCACGCTGGGGGAAGGCGGGGCGCAGAATTCGGAGGATTTGCTGGTCGGCAAGTTCGAGCGCCAGGAATCGTGGTACCGTCCCTCCATGCTGGCCATGAAGCAGCAGGCCGATGCCGTGTTCGTGCTGACCTACTGGTGGGGGCACCAGCGAATCGAAACCGGCAACAACAAGATTGAGCAGTGGAAGAAAACCACACCGGGTAAAAAATGGATCGAGTGCCATGAAGAGGCGAAGCGGTTGCTCGATGAAGACAACAAGCAGCGCCTGGCCCGCGGCGAAGCCCCCCGCGCGATCAACCGCAACAATGCGTGGGACATGAACCGGGCCTATTTCCCGGATATCGAGCGGCCTCCGCAACCCGACTTCTACTACCACAAGCCTCAGGAGTATGCGCAGGCCATGTTGGAGATTCGGGAGCGGAACAAGCCCAACGATATCCAATCGAAGAGCGGATTGAGCCGCAAGTCGACCAGCGCCAAGGTGGACTTTTCCTTCAACGTGGTGCGGTTTGCCAAGAAAGATGCCGAGTGGAACGAATATTGGGATGGCCGCACGGAGGATAACTTCAAGAAGCTGACCGGCCTGCTGAAGGGCAACTATAAATCCATTGCCGGCCTCGAGGCCATCCAGAGCTCGGTCTCCGGAGGAGGGAATTGA
- a CDS encoding methylated-DNA--[protein]-cysteine S-methyltransferase, whose amino-acid sequence MRLHLEAATPAEVKAGGAGWTIAAGYADTPFGNCLLAESPRGICHLSFEEPGAWSSLATHWPNAGFARDDDGATEWCKRIFMEGRRPLPLFVKGTPFQLTVWQALLQIPEGQLISYGRLAERIGNPKASRAVGAAVGQNPIGFLIPCHRVIRETGAIGGYRWGTDRKRAIQAWERARVPAC is encoded by the coding sequence TTGAGGCTGCATCTCGAGGCCGCCACGCCCGCCGAGGTGAAGGCCGGTGGGGCGGGGTGGACGATTGCCGCCGGTTATGCCGATACGCCGTTTGGCAACTGCCTGCTCGCCGAAAGCCCGCGCGGCATCTGCCATCTGTCGTTTGAGGAGCCCGGGGCTTGGAGCAGTCTGGCAACCCACTGGCCCAATGCCGGATTTGCGCGTGATGACGATGGCGCCACGGAATGGTGCAAGCGAATTTTCATGGAGGGGCGGAGGCCCCTCCCGCTCTTCGTGAAGGGCACCCCCTTCCAGCTGACGGTCTGGCAGGCGCTCCTGCAAATCCCCGAGGGCCAGCTGATCAGCTATGGCCGGCTGGCGGAGCGGATTGGCAACCCAAAGGCCTCGCGCGCCGTGGGTGCCGCCGTCGGGCAAAATCCGATCGGATTCCTGATCCCCTGCCACCGCGTCATCCGCGAAACCGGCGCCATCGGCGGCTACCGCTGGGGCACCGACCGCAAGCGCGCCATCCAGGCCTGGGAGCGCGCGCGCGTGCCCGCATGCTGA
- a CDS encoding FAD-dependent oxidoreductase — MKQVLALVLFVLLSAMVQASQDVRGHWRLDDGRGMQIADSSGNGNIGFAKNVKWERGVSNSGLLFQGEGFVNCGNDPSLNPVDGLMVEAWIKPWNLPYENHPTIVNKEGAYAFRFAPGGRLSMLLSLDGEPVELTSKKSEWQNGVWQHVAATFDGSTIALYVNGEKDSEKSLGGKRKIDRSTSYCFIGSVNGKTPSPGRMDEVRVAGRAFSEEEVMQSYKAGAFDMEREATNFSAFFQKENRREPKAVVPGFIWVDAEDFDDYGGWWMDTQFVPQMGSPYLIAAGIGKPVADARTTLTIPQAGPWRLWVRSRNWLKSHSPGRFQVSINGTPSEKTFGMADSEQWVWQLGGTFELEEGEARLAVGDLTGWYGRIDALILTRDLQYTPPMELKAYKAEVARLTGTDTSAEMMGDYEVIVVGAGVAGINAAIASARTGAKTALIQDRPMIGGNNSLELGVVVSGPAQHNHPHSREGGLNEEIGRERAYHYHGKWSRGAESVVANEPNLAVFLNTHVNEVEMEGNRIAAVKAFDMVDGRRTRYAAKQFIDCTGDGWLGYYAGAEYRIGREARDEFDESHAPEKADNITMSGCLMTGHTLSYNTKKMDSPQPFNGPEWLWDLTPNTEYLEARNMYEGSHTYGRWWHENRGEVDDLWDPENARDQLIILNLSYFNWIKNHSSLKDDAANYALTIIPIGNAKRETRRLMGDHVLSQNEVLSAKPFADRVAAGGWSLDIHNPEGIFSKDGPFDFNTHSPMNHIPFRILYSKNIENLLFAGRNVSTTHVALGTVRVQGTTGVMGQAAGTAAAMCVDRGVDPRGLYQKHIGELQQQLLKDDQYIIGMKNEDAADLALKATLTASSAEPKCGPENVISGVTRIVDEQMNLWKSDPSAAMPQWIELDLAEMQTLNAVYLTFDTDFSDKRHASWEHKDDERFVPECVRDYRVQVWSGSGWKTVADVSDNYQRRRIHRFDPVKTSKLRVVVDQTNGDPSARIFEIRLYNE; from the coding sequence ATGAAACAGGTTTTGGCTTTGGTTTTATTCGTGCTGTTGTCGGCAATGGTTCAGGCTTCGCAGGATGTCCGCGGGCATTGGCGGTTGGACGACGGCAGGGGAATGCAGATTGCGGATTCATCGGGCAATGGAAATATTGGATTTGCGAAGAACGTAAAATGGGAACGGGGCGTCAGCAACTCCGGCCTCTTGTTCCAGGGGGAGGGCTTCGTCAACTGCGGGAACGACCCGAGCCTGAACCCGGTCGATGGGCTGATGGTGGAGGCTTGGATCAAGCCTTGGAACCTCCCCTACGAAAACCATCCGACCATCGTGAACAAGGAAGGCGCCTACGCGTTCCGCTTTGCGCCGGGCGGTCGGCTTTCGATGCTGCTGAGCCTGGATGGCGAACCCGTGGAGCTGACCTCGAAAAAATCCGAGTGGCAAAACGGGGTCTGGCAGCATGTCGCCGCCACGTTCGATGGTTCAACCATCGCCCTCTATGTGAACGGGGAAAAAGATTCCGAGAAGAGCCTCGGCGGAAAAAGGAAGATCGATCGGAGCACCTCCTACTGCTTCATCGGATCGGTGAATGGCAAAACGCCTTCGCCGGGGCGCATGGACGAGGTTCGGGTTGCCGGTCGCGCATTCTCGGAGGAGGAGGTCATGCAATCCTACAAGGCCGGCGCATTCGATATGGAGCGGGAGGCAACCAACTTCAGCGCGTTCTTCCAGAAAGAAAACCGGCGGGAACCCAAGGCCGTTGTGCCCGGGTTCATCTGGGTCGATGCGGAGGATTTCGACGACTATGGCGGCTGGTGGATGGATACGCAGTTTGTGCCGCAGATGGGGTCGCCCTACCTGATTGCCGCAGGCATCGGTAAGCCGGTGGCCGATGCCCGGACGACGCTCACCATTCCCCAGGCCGGCCCGTGGCGCCTGTGGGTGCGGAGCCGCAACTGGCTGAAGAGCCATTCGCCGGGTCGGTTCCAGGTCAGCATCAATGGCACGCCCTCGGAGAAAACCTTCGGCATGGCCGACAGTGAGCAATGGGTTTGGCAGCTTGGCGGAACCTTTGAATTGGAGGAGGGGGAGGCCAGGCTGGCGGTCGGCGACCTCACCGGATGGTATGGCCGGATCGATGCATTGATCCTGACCCGGGATCTTCAATATACGCCCCCGATGGAGCTCAAGGCCTATAAGGCCGAAGTGGCGCGCCTGACGGGCACCGATACCTCCGCCGAGATGATGGGCGACTATGAGGTGATCGTGGTCGGCGCCGGCGTGGCCGGCATCAATGCGGCCATTGCTTCGGCGCGCACCGGGGCGAAGACCGCACTCATCCAGGACCGCCCGATGATCGGTGGCAACAACAGCCTTGAGCTGGGCGTGGTGGTCTCGGGGCCTGCCCAGCATAACCATCCCCATTCGCGGGAGGGCGGGCTCAACGAAGAAATCGGCCGGGAGCGCGCCTATCACTATCACGGCAAGTGGAGCCGGGGCGCCGAAAGCGTCGTGGCCAATGAACCCAACCTGGCCGTGTTCCTCAATACGCATGTGAACGAAGTCGAGATGGAGGGCAACCGCATTGCCGCGGTGAAGGCGTTCGACATGGTCGATGGCCGGCGCACCCGCTATGCCGCGAAGCAATTCATCGACTGCACGGGCGATGGTTGGCTCGGGTATTATGCCGGTGCCGAATACCGCATCGGGCGCGAGGCGCGCGACGAGTTCGACGAAAGCCATGCGCCCGAAAAGGCCGACAACATTACGATGAGCGGCTGCCTGATGACCGGCCATACCCTCTCATACAACACGAAGAAAATGGATTCGCCGCAACCCTTCAACGGCCCGGAATGGCTTTGGGACCTGACGCCGAACACGGAGTATCTCGAAGCGCGCAATATGTACGAGGGCAGCCACACCTATGGCCGCTGGTGGCATGAAAACCGCGGCGAGGTCGATGACTTGTGGGATCCGGAAAACGCGCGCGACCAGCTCATTATCCTGAACCTCAGCTACTTCAACTGGATCAAGAACCACTCCAGCCTAAAGGACGACGCCGCAAACTATGCGCTCACCATCATCCCGATCGGCAACGCCAAGCGCGAAACCCGCCGCCTCATGGGCGACCATGTCCTGTCGCAGAACGAAGTGCTCTCCGCCAAGCCGTTCGCCGACCGCGTTGCCGCCGGGGGGTGGTCGCTCGATATCCACAACCCCGAAGGTATCTTTTCCAAGGACGGGCCGTTCGACTTCAACACCCATTCCCCCATGAACCACATCCCCTTCCGGATCCTCTATTCGAAGAACATTGAAAACCTGCTGTTTGCCGGTCGCAATGTTTCGACCACCCACGTGGCGCTGGGCACGGTGCGCGTGCAGGGAACCACCGGCGTGATGGGCCAGGCGGCCGGAACCGCGGCGGCCATGTGCGTCGATCGGGGCGTCGATCCGCGCGGACTTTATCAAAAGCACATCGGCGAGCTGCAGCAACAGCTGCTCAAGGACGACCAGTATATCATCGGCATGAAAAACGAGGATGCCGCCGACCTGGCGTTGAAGGCCACCCTCACCGCGTCCAGCGCAGAGCCAAAGTGCGGGCCTGAAAATGTCATCAGCGGCGTCACCCGCATCGTGGATGAACAGATGAACTTATGGAAGTCCGACCCCTCCGCCGCCATGCCCCAGTGGATCGAGTTGGATCTCGCGGAAATGCAAACGCTGAACGCGGTCTACCTCACGTTCGATACCGATTTCAGCGACAAGCGCCACGCCTCCTGGGAACACAAGGACGACGAGCGGTTTGTTCCGGAGTGCGTCCGCGACTACCGGGTGCAGGTCTGGTCCGGTTCCGGTTGGAAGACCGTTGCCGACGTGTCGGACAACTACCAGCGCCGCCGCATCCATCGCTTCGATCCCGTCAAGACCTCCAAGCTACGCGTCGTCGTCGATCAAACCAACGGCGACCCATCCGCCCGCATCTTCGAGATCCGCCTCTACAATGAATGA
- a CDS encoding alpha/beta hydrolase, whose translation MQLRFLVAGLILFLAGCRSSQPARPGATERVLAHIAAASSGEQYKPCTRPGGSAAALLVHGVPGTPYKMKSISDALHAKGWTVKTVLLPGCGSDSENMYKRTTTDWQNEVRNAHAELAAEHDQVLVVALSMGCAVSCSSLNPQDLDGFVLIVPYQWIESTLDRMVWWLFGPLMPETWAPFKNKDFSDPEFLKDLGKVFPPETVADESLHDDLREFKVSMKMVAELRAMVRSAYGKQWNTAHPPTLIIQGDADEKSIPKRSRRLAKRMQATYVEVPGGHDLTTPDCPSLPKVIDAIGAFADGLQAD comes from the coding sequence ATGCAATTGCGTTTTCTTGTGGCGGGACTCATTCTCTTTCTTGCGGGTTGCCGAAGCAGCCAACCTGCTCGTCCGGGGGCGACGGAGCGTGTGCTGGCCCACATCGCCGCCGCGTCTTCCGGAGAACAATACAAACCCTGCACACGGCCGGGAGGAAGCGCTGCCGCCCTACTGGTTCATGGTGTTCCGGGCACGCCCTACAAAATGAAATCCATCTCCGATGCACTCCATGCCAAAGGCTGGACGGTGAAGACGGTATTGCTCCCCGGTTGCGGCTCGGATTCGGAAAACATGTATAAGCGAACCACAACGGATTGGCAGAACGAAGTACGCAACGCGCACGCGGAATTGGCGGCAGAACATGACCAGGTTTTGGTTGTGGCCCTTTCGATGGGCTGTGCGGTTTCCTGCAGCAGCCTGAATCCCCAGGATCTCGACGGATTCGTGCTGATTGTTCCATACCAGTGGATTGAAAGCACACTCGACCGGATGGTCTGGTGGCTCTTCGGCCCGTTAATGCCCGAGACCTGGGCGCCCTTCAAGAACAAGGACTTCAGCGATCCCGAGTTCCTAAAAGATCTCGGCAAAGTCTTCCCGCCGGAAACCGTCGCGGACGAATCGCTTCACGACGATCTACGCGAATTCAAGGTTTCGATGAAAATGGTCGCGGAGCTGCGCGCCATGGTTCGCTCGGCCTACGGAAAGCAATGGAACACCGCACATCCCCCAACGCTGATCATCCAGGGGGATGCGGATGAAAAATCGATACCCAAACGGAGCCGCCGACTGGCCAAGCGCATGCAGGCCACCTATGTCGAAGTTCCCGGAGGCCACGACCTGACCACCCCGGATTGCCCATCCCTCCCCAAGGTCATTGACGCCATCGGAGCCTTTGCCGATGGACTTCAAGCCGATTAG